The genomic DNA GGTGCGGTGCGATGGCCCGCAATGACCAGTCCCCGAAGCCATGCGTCAGCACATGCTGACCCGCCGCAGCCAGCAACTGACGGGCTTGTTCGCCATCGCGCCTGGAAGGCGGTGTCGCGTTGCTCCCGGAATCTTTGGGAGCTTTTCCGGGCTGTGCATTGGCAGTGTGCGAAGGGGGCGTCGTCATGCAGCGCATTTTCGCAGCACGATGGCCACTCTCCTCGTCCGAGTGTTCGCGTTCGCATGCGATCAACCTTGAACGGTGGACCTCCGCTATTGCAGGGAGGCCCAAGGCGCTGCCTGGTAGATTGCCCGTTGAGCGCATAAAGCTGTCGTATGTCAGATGGGGCACAAGCGGCTGCAACCAGCCTGAAGCAGCCCATCCGACTCCCCGCAGACCTTTGCGATCTTGGCCCCAAAAGCGCCTCAACCGAGGCGCTTGGCATTTCGCGACACGGAATTCTTCCGACGGACTTTATGGTTGGAATCAACCCGTATGCGGGCCAATGAAAGTCGATAACAGGACCCCATCATCCATGCGGCTTTTTCCATGGTTGATCAAATGGGTTGTTGTCCTAGAGTCGGAAACACCGCCGAGTTCACCTTCGCACTTGTGCGGCACGCAATCACAGCGGTCAGAGCTCCACCGGGAATGCGGCAAGGAAGCAAGGATTCGCGCACCGGCACGGACAGGTGGCGCCTTACCTGATGTGGAGCCGGTCGACGAGATAGGCAACGCCATCTGTGGTGTACGTCTCGACCACCCGGCGGAGCCTGGACTCGGGCTCGAACGCTTCATGAGCCTTCGCGACACTGGCGAGCCAAGCGGAAATGACCCCTGTGGGAGGGACAGGCTCCGCCCAGAGTCTCTCGCGCCGTGCCGTCGACACCGTCCAGTTCAGCACCGAACGCATCCCTGAAGCCTTATCCAGGTCTTGCAGTTCAGACCACAACGCATTGCGCGTCTCTGGCTGCGCATGGAACGGAATGAGCACCTTGGTGCATTGCTCTTGAGGTTCGTCGCCCTGCTCCTCCACAACGCACAACGTCCAACCCCTGAGGAATTGCGGCTCGTCGGCCGGAATGAACTTGGCCCCTACAACTGACGCTTGGGCCTGCCGCATGGCCTCGGCGTCGGAGAAAGACAGTTCGACGACACCATCCACGGTGAAGGCCGGCTCACCATCGCTCGCCCACAAAACCTTGTCCACCCGGTTGTGCGTGTATTTGACAATTCCATTCATCCCGAGTGCAAGCTGCGCATGAGGCCCCGCCCAATATGCACGGAAGTCACTCGTGGCCATCCCTTCCCTCTTGGCCAGAAGCGTCATACGTTTCATCATCTGAAGCCCTTACCGTCAGAGAATTTGCCGCTCGGCCACCACAAACGCCGTGATTTCAGACAAAAAAGTCTTGGCATGAGCCATTGTTTCCTTGCCAGCGTCTGAACCGAACGCTGCACCAAGCGTCTCCGCGTCCTTGAACCAAAGCTCGACGATCCCGTCGATAGGAAGATCGCTGTAGGCACAGGGGCGCCCTTTCACTCGTTCCCGTCCAGTGATCACATTCTGGCGGTAGGCGCTGACGCCAGACATCTTGCGAACCAGGTCGCCGTGAGTCTTCCATTCTCGACGGAACTCCTCTTCGCTCAGGGTCGGCAGACGCTTGATGACCGACATGCGCTTTAGGAGTTGGGAGCGC from Acidovorax sp. A79 includes the following:
- a CDS encoding EthD domain-containing protein, giving the protein MMKRMTLLAKREGMATSDFRAYWAGPHAQLALGMNGIVKYTHNRVDKVLWASDGEPAFTVDGVVELSFSDAEAMRQAQASVVGAKFIPADEPQFLRGWTLCVVEEQGDEPQEQCTKVLIPFHAQPETRNALWSELQDLDKASGMRSVLNWTVSTARRERLWAEPVPPTGVISAWLASVAKAHEAFEPESRLRRVVETYTTDGVAYLVDRLHIR